One Microbacterium esteraromaticum genomic window carries:
- a CDS encoding VOC family protein, translating to MHISSFYPVLMVDDVAASARFYRDVLGFETTFEADWYVSLRVDGGELAVLDRRHETIPEGFRVPVAGLLLNVEVDDAEAEHARLVGELRLVERLPLRDEDFGQRHFIVEAPGGVLLDVIEPIEPSAEFAAAYA from the coding sequence ATGCATATCTCCTCGTTCTATCCCGTGCTCATGGTCGACGATGTCGCCGCCTCGGCGCGGTTCTACCGCGACGTGCTCGGCTTCGAGACGACCTTCGAGGCCGACTGGTACGTCAGCCTGCGCGTCGACGGAGGCGAGCTGGCCGTGCTCGATCGCCGCCATGAGACCATCCCGGAGGGATTCCGCGTCCCGGTGGCCGGCCTGCTTCTCAACGTCGAGGTCGACGACGCCGAGGCGGAGCACGCACGGCTCGTCGGTGAACTCCGCCTCGTCGAACGTCTTCCGCTGCGCGATGAGGATTTCGGCCAGAGGCATTTCATCGTCGAAGCACCCGGGGGAGTGCTGCTGGATGTGATCGAGCCGATCGAGCCGTCAGCCGAGTTCGCGGCGGCCTACGCCTGA
- the purN gene encoding phosphoribosylglycinamide formyltransferase: protein MLTLAVLISGTGSNLRALLEAASHPEFPARVIAVGADRDAAGLVHAEEFGIPTFTVPYTAYTSREEWGQELAEQLDAWQPDLIVLSGLMRLLPPAVVERYAPNIINTHPAYLPEFPGAHGVRDALAAGVTETGASIIVIDDGIDSGPILAQERVPVLPGDTESTLHDRIKPVERRLLIDTVRRIATGGLALSR, encoded by the coding sequence GTGCTGACGCTCGCCGTTCTCATCTCCGGTACCGGCTCGAACCTCCGAGCCCTGCTCGAGGCCGCGAGCCACCCCGAGTTCCCCGCCAGGGTCATCGCCGTCGGCGCCGACCGGGACGCGGCGGGGCTGGTCCACGCCGAGGAGTTCGGCATCCCCACCTTCACCGTCCCCTACACCGCGTACACGAGTCGTGAGGAGTGGGGACAGGAGCTGGCCGAGCAGCTGGATGCCTGGCAGCCCGATCTCATCGTGCTGAGCGGTCTGATGCGCCTGCTGCCGCCAGCCGTCGTAGAGCGCTACGCGCCGAACATCATCAACACCCACCCGGCGTACCTGCCCGAGTTCCCCGGCGCGCACGGCGTGCGCGACGCGCTGGCCGCGGGCGTCACCGAGACCGGGGCGAGCATCATCGTGATCGACGACGGCATCGACAGCGGCCCCATCCTCGCGCAGGAGCGCGTGCCGGTGCTGCCGGGCGACACCGAGTCCACCCTGCACGACCGCATCAAACCTGTCGAGCGCCGCCTGCTCATCGACACCGTGCGGCGCATCGCCACCGGTGGGCTGGCGCTCTCCCGCTGA
- the purH gene encoding bifunctional phosphoribosylaminoimidazolecarboxamide formyltransferase/IMP cyclohydrolase, whose protein sequence is MAGPRLDPSLYRDRDLVRIKRALVSVSDKSGLLELAEALTNAGVEIVSTGSTAQTIRDAGHEVTDVAAVTGVAEMLDGRVKTLHPKVHGGLLADLRLEDHERQLADLEIEPFELVVVNLYPFVETVASGAEPDAIVEQIDIGGPAMVRAAAKNHANVAIVVSPESYPAIIEAIEEGGTTLVHRRELAARAFAHTANYDSAVAQWFSEGTLVEGGDLPAHLTVKAERLATLRYGENSHQRGAIYTRAGGHGIAQATQLQGKEMSYNNYVDADAALRAAYDMVQPAVAIIKHANPCGIATTAPSALDPIASAHLRAHECDPVSAYGGVIAANGTVTLKMAENLKDIFTEVIVAPSFEPAALEVFKAKKNLRLLQLPADWRQERMDVRLVSGGLLLQDADRFPDDIVSVAKNWELVSGERPDDREMENLIFAWKACRAVKSNAIVLAKDNATVGVGMGQVNRVDSCRLAVERAGDRAAGSVAASDAFFPFADGPQVLIDAGIKAIVQPGGSVRDDEVMDAARKAGVTMFFTGERHFFH, encoded by the coding sequence ATGGCCGGCCCCCGCCTCGATCCCTCGCTGTACCGCGACCGCGACCTCGTGCGGATCAAGCGCGCCCTCGTCTCGGTCAGCGACAAGTCCGGCCTGCTCGAGCTCGCCGAGGCGCTGACGAATGCGGGCGTCGAGATCGTCTCGACCGGGTCGACGGCTCAGACGATCCGCGACGCAGGGCACGAGGTCACCGACGTGGCCGCGGTCACCGGCGTGGCCGAGATGCTGGACGGGCGCGTGAAGACCCTGCACCCGAAGGTGCACGGCGGCCTGCTGGCCGACCTTCGTCTCGAGGACCACGAGCGCCAGCTCGCCGACCTGGAGATCGAGCCGTTCGAACTCGTCGTCGTCAACCTCTACCCGTTCGTCGAGACCGTGGCATCCGGCGCCGAGCCCGACGCCATCGTCGAGCAGATCGACATCGGCGGACCCGCCATGGTGCGCGCCGCGGCGAAGAACCACGCGAACGTCGCGATCGTCGTCTCGCCCGAGTCGTACCCCGCCATCATCGAGGCGATCGAAGAGGGCGGAACGACCCTCGTGCACCGTCGCGAGCTCGCCGCCCGCGCCTTCGCGCACACCGCGAACTACGATTCCGCCGTCGCGCAGTGGTTCTCGGAGGGGACGCTGGTCGAGGGCGGCGACCTGCCCGCGCACCTCACCGTCAAGGCAGAGCGTCTCGCGACGCTGCGGTACGGCGAGAACTCGCATCAGCGCGGCGCCATCTACACCCGCGCGGGCGGTCACGGCATCGCGCAGGCCACGCAGCTGCAGGGCAAGGAGATGTCGTACAACAACTACGTCGATGCCGACGCCGCGCTGCGCGCCGCGTACGACATGGTGCAGCCGGCTGTCGCCATCATCAAGCACGCGAACCCGTGCGGCATCGCCACCACCGCGCCCAGCGCCCTCGACCCGATCGCCAGCGCGCACCTGCGCGCCCACGAATGCGACCCGGTCTCGGCATACGGCGGGGTGATCGCGGCGAACGGCACCGTCACCCTCAAGATGGCCGAGAACCTCAAAGACATCTTCACCGAGGTGATCGTCGCCCCGTCGTTCGAGCCGGCCGCGCTCGAGGTGTTCAAGGCGAAGAAGAACCTGCGTCTGCTGCAGCTGCCGGCCGACTGGCGCCAGGAGCGCATGGACGTGCGTCTCGTCTCGGGCGGTCTGCTGCTGCAGGACGCCGACCGCTTCCCCGACGACATCGTCTCGGTCGCCAAGAACTGGGAGCTCGTCTCTGGTGAGCGTCCCGACGACAGGGAGATGGAGAACCTCATCTTCGCGTGGAAGGCATGCCGCGCCGTGAAGTCGAACGCGATCGTGCTGGCGAAGGACAACGCCACCGTCGGCGTCGGCATGGGGCAGGTCAACCGGGTCGACTCGTGTCGCCTCGCGGTCGAGCGCGCGGGTGACCGGGCAGCCGGCTCCGTGGCCGCGTCCGACGCGTTCTTCCCGTTCGCCGACGGCCCGCAGGTGCTCATCGACGCCGGTATCAAGGCGATCGTGCAGCCGGGCGGGTCGGTGCGCGACGACGAGGTGATGGACGCTGCCCGCAAGGCCGGCGTGACCATGTTCTTCACCGGCGAGCGCCACTTCTTCCACTGA
- the sucD gene encoding succinate--CoA ligase subunit alpha, translating into MSIFINKDSKVIVQGITGGEGTKHTALMLKAGTNIVGGVNARKAGTTVAHTDKDGNAVELPVFGSVAEAMEKTGADVSIAFVPGAFTKDAMVEAIDAEIPLLVVITEGVPVGDSAEAWAYATEKGNKTRIIGPNCPGIITPGEALVGITPANITGKGPIGLVSKSGTLTYQMMFELRDLGFSTAIGIGGDPVIGTTHIDALAAFEADPETKAIVMIGEIGGDAEERAADYIKANVTKPVVGYVAGFTAPEGKTMGHAGAIVSGSAGTAQAKKEALEAAGVKVGKTPSETADLMRAIVEAL; encoded by the coding sequence ATGTCGATCTTCATCAACAAGGACTCCAAGGTCATCGTCCAGGGCATCACCGGCGGTGAGGGCACCAAGCACACCGCACTGATGCTCAAGGCCGGCACCAACATCGTGGGCGGCGTCAACGCCCGCAAGGCCGGCACCACCGTCGCCCACACCGACAAGGACGGCAACGCCGTCGAGCTTCCCGTCTTCGGCTCGGTCGCCGAGGCCATGGAGAAGACCGGGGCCGACGTCTCGATCGCCTTCGTGCCCGGCGCCTTCACCAAGGACGCCATGGTCGAGGCGATCGACGCCGAGATCCCGCTGCTCGTGGTCATCACCGAGGGCGTGCCCGTCGGCGACAGCGCAGAGGCGTGGGCGTACGCCACCGAGAAGGGCAACAAGACCCGCATCATCGGCCCGAACTGCCCCGGCATCATCACGCCCGGGGAGGCGCTGGTCGGCATCACCCCGGCCAACATCACCGGCAAGGGTCCGATCGGCCTCGTGTCGAAGTCGGGCACCCTCACGTACCAGATGATGTTCGAGCTGCGCGACCTCGGCTTCTCGACCGCCATCGGCATCGGCGGCGACCCTGTCATCGGCACCACGCACATCGACGCGCTCGCCGCGTTCGAGGCCGACCCCGAGACCAAGGCCATCGTCATGATCGGCGAGATCGGCGGCGACGCCGAGGAGCGCGCGGCCGACTACATCAAGGCGAACGTGACGAAGCCGGTCGTCGGCTACGTCGCGGGCTTCACCGCTCCCGAGGGCAAGACCATGGGTCACGCCGGTGCCATCGTCTCGGGCTCGGCCGGAACCGCTCAGGCCAAGAAGGAGGCCCTCGAGGCCGCAGGCGTCAAGGTGGGCAAGACGCCCTCCGAGACTGCTGACCTGATGCGCGCGATCGTCGAGGCGCTCTGA
- a CDS encoding NCS2 family permease, giving the protein MTDAPVRTDAEPRNAIDRFFEITRRGSSFAAEIRGGVVTFVTMAYIVILNPIILSSGTDIAGSQLDFVQLSAVTGLTAAVMTILFGLVARLPFGFAAGLGINAFLAFSVVGEVTWPEAMGLVVVNGLIIVLLSATGLRRMIFDAVPMQLKIAITVGIGLFIAFIGFVNAGFVTAATSPPVALGVGGSVATIPTLIFVITLLVTGVLVARRVKGGILIGLVSGTVLAVVVEAIWHIGAKGEDNPGGWGLSVPALPSQLVSVPDLSLVGQVDLFGSFGRIGALAALMLVFTLVFTNFFDAMGTMTGLAKEADIADDRGNFPRLKSALIVEGVGAVVGGATSASSNTVFIESGAGIGEGARTGFANLVTGVLFLIAMFFTPLVSIVPTEVAAAALVIVGALMMSQIRFIDLTDFSALFGVFLTVSVMPMTYSIANGIGAGFIGWVAARAFSGKAKEISPLLWVVTIGFVIYFARGPVEMLLS; this is encoded by the coding sequence ATGACTGATGCCCCTGTGCGCACCGACGCCGAACCGCGAAACGCGATCGACCGCTTCTTCGAGATCACCCGGCGGGGTTCGAGTTTCGCCGCCGAGATCCGCGGCGGTGTGGTCACATTCGTGACGATGGCGTACATCGTCATCCTGAACCCGATCATCCTCTCCAGCGGAACCGACATCGCGGGCTCTCAGCTCGATTTCGTGCAGCTGAGCGCGGTCACCGGCCTCACGGCCGCGGTCATGACGATTCTGTTCGGCCTGGTCGCCCGGCTGCCGTTCGGCTTCGCGGCCGGCCTCGGCATCAATGCGTTCCTCGCGTTCTCCGTCGTCGGCGAGGTCACGTGGCCCGAGGCGATGGGACTCGTGGTCGTCAACGGCCTGATCATCGTGCTGCTCAGCGCCACGGGTCTGCGCCGCATGATCTTCGACGCCGTTCCGATGCAGCTGAAGATCGCGATCACCGTCGGCATCGGCCTGTTCATCGCGTTCATCGGCTTCGTCAACGCGGGCTTCGTCACAGCTGCCACCTCGCCGCCGGTCGCCCTCGGCGTCGGCGGATCGGTCGCGACGATCCCGACGCTGATCTTCGTCATCACCCTGCTGGTGACCGGCGTGCTCGTCGCGCGAAGGGTGAAGGGCGGAATCCTCATCGGCCTGGTGTCCGGCACCGTGCTGGCGGTCGTCGTCGAGGCGATCTGGCACATCGGCGCCAAGGGCGAGGACAACCCCGGCGGCTGGGGCCTCTCGGTGCCGGCCCTTCCCTCGCAGCTCGTCAGCGTTCCGGATCTGTCACTCGTCGGCCAGGTCGACCTGTTCGGCTCCTTCGGCCGGATCGGCGCGCTTGCGGCGCTCATGCTCGTGTTCACCCTCGTGTTCACGAACTTCTTCGACGCGATGGGCACCATGACCGGTCTCGCGAAGGAGGCCGACATCGCCGACGACCGCGGCAACTTCCCGCGCCTGAAGTCGGCGCTCATCGTCGAGGGCGTCGGTGCAGTGGTCGGCGGCGCCACCTCAGCCTCGTCGAACACGGTGTTCATCGAGTCGGGCGCCGGCATCGGCGAGGGCGCCCGCACGGGATTCGCGAACCTCGTCACCGGCGTGCTCTTCCTCATCGCGATGTTCTTCACGCCGCTCGTCTCCATCGTCCCCACCGAGGTGGCGGCGGCCGCGCTGGTCATCGTCGGCGCGCTGATGATGAGCCAGATACGCTTCATCGACCTCACCGACTTCTCCGCCCTGTTCGGCGTCTTCCTCACCGTGTCGGTCATGCCGATGACCTACTCGATCGCCAACGGCATCGGTGCGGGGTTCATCGGCTGGGTCGCCGCCCGCGCGTTCTCGGGCAAGGCCAAGGAGATCAGCCCGCTGCTGTGGGTGGTGACGATCGGCTTCGTCATCTACTTCGCCCGCGGCCCGGTGGAGATGCTCCTCAGCTGA
- the sucC gene encoding ADP-forming succinate--CoA ligase subunit beta, with the protein MDLYEYQARDLFESYGVPVLAGIVADTPEEVKAAAEKLGGVVVVKAQVKTGGRGKAGGVKVAKNPDEAYEAAKAILGLDIKGHIVKRVMVAAGARIAEEFYFSVLLDRANRSYLSLCSVEGGMEIEQLAVEKPEALARIEVNPLTGIDKAKAVEIAKAANFPEDLVEKVSDVFVRLYEVYKGEDATLVEVNPLVRTEDGDIIALDGKVTLDENASEIRHPGHEALADKDSENPLEAKAKASGLNYVKLDGQVGIIGNGAGLVMSTLDVVAYAGENHGGVKPANFLDIGGGASATVMAAGLDVILGDEQVKSVFVNVFGGITSCVAVADGIVKALEILGDAATKPLVVRLDGNQVEEGRQILAAANHPLVTLAATMDEGADKAAELANA; encoded by the coding sequence GTGGATCTCTACGAGTACCAGGCACGAGACCTTTTCGAATCCTACGGAGTGCCGGTTCTCGCCGGCATCGTCGCCGACACCCCCGAGGAGGTGAAGGCAGCGGCCGAGAAGCTCGGTGGAGTGGTGGTCGTCAAGGCCCAGGTCAAGACCGGTGGCCGCGGCAAGGCCGGCGGCGTCAAGGTCGCCAAGAACCCGGATGAGGCGTACGAGGCCGCGAAGGCGATCCTCGGTCTCGACATCAAGGGGCACATCGTCAAGCGGGTCATGGTCGCCGCCGGCGCCCGCATCGCCGAGGAGTTCTACTTCTCGGTGCTCCTCGACCGTGCGAACCGCTCGTACCTGTCGCTGTGCAGCGTCGAGGGCGGCATGGAGATCGAGCAGCTCGCCGTCGAGAAGCCCGAGGCACTCGCCCGCATCGAGGTCAACCCGCTCACCGGCATCGACAAGGCGAAGGCCGTCGAGATCGCCAAGGCCGCCAACTTCCCCGAGGACCTCGTCGAGAAGGTCTCCGATGTGTTCGTGAGGCTCTACGAGGTCTACAAGGGCGAGGACGCCACGCTCGTCGAGGTGAACCCGCTGGTGCGCACCGAAGACGGCGACATCATCGCCCTCGACGGCAAGGTCACCCTCGACGAGAACGCCTCCGAGATCCGTCACCCCGGTCACGAGGCCCTCGCGGACAAGGACTCCGAGAACCCGCTCGAGGCCAAGGCGAAGGCATCCGGCCTGAACTACGTCAAGCTCGACGGCCAGGTCGGCATCATCGGCAACGGCGCGGGTCTGGTCATGTCGACCCTCGACGTCGTCGCCTACGCAGGCGAGAACCACGGCGGCGTGAAGCCGGCCAACTTCCTCGACATCGGCGGCGGCGCATCGGCCACCGTCATGGCGGCGGGCCTCGACGTCATCCTCGGTGACGAGCAGGTCAAGAGCGTGTTCGTGAACGTCTTCGGCGGCATCACCTCGTGCGTCGCCGTCGCCGACGGCATCGTGAAGGCCCTCGAGATCCTCGGCGACGCGGCCACCAAGCCGCTCGTCGTGCGCCTCGACGGCAACCAGGTCGAGGAGGGTCGTCAGATCCTCGCCGCAGCCAACCACCCGCTCGTCACCCTCGCCGCAACCATGGACGAGGGCGCCGACAAGGCCGCCGAGCTGGCGAACGCCTGA
- the ctlX gene encoding citrulline utilization hydrolase CtlX, with translation MRAASAQAPNAVVLIRPHHFRPNPQTAADNTFQRETDHDVSRDAFEACTRVAEVLRGEGVRVHLFEDAGESHPDSVFPNNWFSTHAGGRVAIYPMYAPNRRGERRADIVEMLKSEYRVQEVIDYSGLEPDGLFLEGTGAMVLDHVSRIAYAVRSHRCDPVLVERFCTVFGYEPVVFDAADSDGVPIYHTNVMMCIGTDIALIGLDMIVGEARRAEIAQRIRDTGRVLVDLSAEQVASFAGNAIELRDADGERILVLSETAHRSLTDEQLAMLSASCRLLPIDVAPIELAGGSVRCMIAGIHLDPR, from the coding sequence GTGAGAGCCGCATCGGCGCAGGCGCCGAACGCCGTGGTGCTGATCCGTCCGCACCACTTCCGGCCGAATCCGCAGACGGCCGCCGACAACACCTTCCAGCGCGAGACCGACCATGACGTGTCGCGCGACGCGTTCGAGGCGTGCACCCGGGTCGCCGAGGTGCTGCGCGGAGAAGGCGTGCGCGTGCACCTGTTCGAGGACGCCGGTGAATCGCATCCCGACAGCGTGTTCCCGAACAACTGGTTCTCGACGCACGCCGGCGGGCGCGTCGCCATCTACCCGATGTACGCGCCGAACCGGCGCGGCGAGCGCCGTGCAGACATCGTCGAGATGCTCAAGAGCGAGTACCGCGTGCAGGAGGTCATCGACTACTCGGGTCTCGAACCCGACGGGCTCTTCCTCGAGGGAACCGGCGCGATGGTGCTCGACCACGTGTCGCGGATCGCATACGCGGTGCGCTCGCACCGCTGCGACCCGGTACTGGTCGAGCGGTTCTGCACGGTGTTCGGCTACGAGCCGGTGGTGTTCGACGCCGCAGACTCCGACGGTGTGCCGATCTACCACACCAACGTGATGATGTGCATCGGCACCGACATCGCGCTCATCGGACTCGACATGATCGTCGGCGAGGCCAGGCGCGCCGAGATCGCGCAGCGCATCCGCGACACGGGCCGCGTGCTCGTGGATCTGAGCGCGGAGCAGGTGGCCTCGTTCGCGGGCAACGCGATCGAGCTGAGGGATGCCGACGGCGAGCGCATCCTCGTGCTGTCCGAGACCGCTCATCGCAGCCTCACCGACGAGCAGCTGGCGATGCTGTCGGCCTCGTGCCGGCTTCTGCCGATCGACGTGGCGCCGATCGAGCTGGCAGGGGGCTCGGTGCGCTGCATGATCGCGGGCATCCACCTCGACCCCCGCTGA
- a CDS encoding Lrp/AsnC family transcriptional regulator codes for MNPLDDLDRRLLSLLRANSRESVVNLARRLGVTRATVDARLRRLVESGVIVGFSVRVRDPATTSVVRAIMLIAVEGRNTRDVIRSLRGVPQIAALHTTNGRWDLVADISCDGLASFDETLSTIRGIEGIRDSETSILLSSATV; via the coding sequence ATGAATCCCCTCGACGACCTCGATCGACGCCTGCTGTCGCTGCTGCGCGCGAACAGCCGCGAGTCGGTCGTCAACCTCGCCCGTCGGCTCGGCGTGACCCGTGCCACCGTCGACGCCCGCCTGCGCCGGCTGGTAGAGAGCGGGGTCATCGTCGGGTTCTCCGTGCGCGTGCGCGACCCCGCGACCACCTCCGTGGTGCGGGCGATCATGCTGATCGCCGTCGAGGGGCGCAACACCCGTGACGTGATCCGGAGCCTGCGCGGTGTGCCTCAGATCGCCGCACTGCACACCACGAACGGGCGCTGGGACCTCGTCGCCGACATCAGCTGCGACGGCCTCGCGTCGTTCGACGAGACACTGAGCACCATCCGCGGCATCGAGGGCATCCGAGACAGCGAGACCAGCATCCTGCTGTCATCGGCGACGGTCTGA
- a CDS encoding TetR/AcrR family transcriptional regulator codes for MPRATAAEAAATAARVLDAAEARFIEHGFAAASIDEIAVDAGVTRGAVYHHYVSKPGLFLAVMKRMQQQVADAVVAAADASRSPSESLRIGSHAFLDAITANGRARVLLVDAPRALGWDAWRQADAEASGAHLSDALRVIDLADADVAAATALLSGAMNEAALWLSERPHDGAARESAHRMLDVLLDAVLAH; via the coding sequence ATGCCCAGAGCCACCGCCGCCGAGGCCGCAGCGACCGCGGCCAGAGTCCTCGACGCCGCTGAGGCGCGTTTCATCGAGCACGGCTTCGCTGCGGCATCGATCGACGAGATCGCGGTCGACGCCGGGGTGACCCGCGGCGCCGTCTACCACCACTACGTCTCGAAGCCCGGCCTCTTCCTCGCCGTCATGAAGCGAATGCAGCAGCAGGTCGCCGACGCCGTGGTCGCGGCAGCCGATGCCTCGCGCTCCCCCTCCGAGTCGCTTCGAATCGGCAGCCACGCGTTCCTCGACGCGATCACAGCGAACGGCAGGGCCCGGGTGCTGCTGGTCGACGCGCCTCGCGCCCTGGGCTGGGATGCCTGGCGGCAGGCGGATGCCGAGGCCTCGGGCGCACATCTGAGCGATGCGCTGCGCGTGATAGACCTCGCTGACGCCGATGTCGCAGCGGCCACCGCGCTGCTCTCGGGCGCCATGAACGAAGCCGCCCTCTGGCTCTCCGAGCGCCCGCACGACGGCGCGGCGCGCGAGTCGGCGCACCGCATGCTCGACGTGCTGCTCGACGCCGTCCTGGCGCACTGA
- a CDS encoding ornithine cyclodeaminase — translation MVRFVDVPNMRRWLIDTGIERAIEGIAETLVEDFRRWEQFDKTARVASHSEIGVIELMPASDGRQYGFKYVNGHPSNPSRGMQTVTAFGVLADVDSGYPTLWTEMTILTALRTAATSAMVARLLAPAGATTMGMIGTGSQSEFQALAFRAMLGIHSLRIWDTDPHAMDVFEANMRPLGFDIVRASSAADAVRDAQIITTCTADKANATVLTDDMVAPGVHINAIGGDCPGKTELDAGILRRSDIFVEYPPQTRIEGEIQQLDADHPVIELWRVLRGEASGRTSADQITVFDSVGFAIEDFSALRYLDAAIDGTDYFTDVDIIAEPADPKNLFALVAEGAVVPSLA, via the coding sequence ATGGTCCGTTTTGTCGATGTTCCGAACATGCGCCGCTGGCTGATCGATACGGGCATCGAACGTGCCATCGAGGGCATCGCCGAGACCCTCGTGGAGGATTTCCGCCGCTGGGAGCAGTTCGACAAGACCGCGCGCGTGGCCAGCCACTCCGAGATCGGAGTGATCGAGCTCATGCCCGCCAGCGACGGCCGCCAGTACGGCTTCAAGTACGTCAACGGGCACCCCTCCAACCCCTCGCGCGGGATGCAGACCGTCACGGCCTTCGGCGTGCTCGCCGACGTCGACAGCGGATACCCGACGCTGTGGACCGAGATGACCATCCTCACCGCGCTCCGCACGGCGGCGACGTCTGCCATGGTCGCCCGGCTGCTCGCGCCCGCGGGCGCGACGACCATGGGCATGATCGGCACCGGCAGCCAGTCCGAGTTCCAGGCCCTCGCGTTCCGGGCGATGCTCGGCATCCACTCGCTGCGCATCTGGGACACCGATCCGCACGCGATGGACGTCTTCGAGGCGAACATGCGCCCGCTCGGATTCGACATCGTGCGCGCATCCAGCGCGGCAGATGCGGTCCGCGACGCGCAGATCATCACCACGTGCACCGCCGACAAGGCCAACGCCACCGTGCTCACCGACGACATGGTCGCCCCCGGCGTGCACATCAACGCGATCGGCGGCGACTGCCCAGGCAAGACCGAGCTCGACGCGGGCATCCTGCGCCGCTCCGACATCTTCGTCGAGTACCCGCCGCAGACCAGGATCGAGGGCGAGATCCAGCAGCTCGACGCCGACCACCCGGTCATCGAGCTGTGGCGCGTGCTGCGCGGCGAGGCATCGGGGCGGACCTCCGCCGACCAGATCACCGTCTTCGACTCGGTGGGCTTCGCGATCGAGGACTTCTCGGCGCTGCGCTACCTGGATGCCGCCATCGACGGCACCGACTACTTCACCGACGTCGACATCATCGCCGAGCCCGCTGACCCGAAGAACCTGTTCGCCCTGGTCGCCGAGGGCGCCGTCGTGCCCAGCCTGGCGTGA
- a CDS encoding cell division protein PerM: protein MQRLIVALLAALDAAIAAAVGLALVLAPFTLLWVLAFGLDADWGALWPVSATLWQLGHGVPLEVVLPDALLSSLAIPKEAARFALSVPPLALLLFTLLFAARSGRRAAVAGRWISGVTGGVVAFAILTAGVAVSGGSDVLRATPWVAVVVPVGVYTVGALAGAVGHAWTEGDDGPIDRLRDLIDGWGEWAAVPGETVRGAAVVTVAMAGASAVGIAAMTVLRGGEVVALFEAAHVDALGAVMLTLAHLAYLPTLVVWAASWLAGPGFALGSGTSVSPAGTELGVVPGIPILGLVPENSSIWMLVSVLVPIACGAVAGWMVRSRLVWEDTARGYGPRAAIAAGIAASSSGIAALAALLASGSIGPGRLAEAGPAVGPFALAIGVEVLIGAGILLLAPRHRDELAEERTDRWNEEMAGLTAPID from the coding sequence ATGCAACGCCTCATCGTCGCGCTCCTCGCCGCCCTCGACGCCGCCATCGCGGCCGCGGTCGGGCTCGCTCTCGTGCTCGCCCCCTTCACGCTGCTCTGGGTGCTCGCGTTCGGACTCGACGCCGACTGGGGTGCCCTCTGGCCGGTGAGCGCGACGCTCTGGCAGCTCGGGCACGGTGTGCCCCTCGAGGTCGTGCTGCCTGATGCCCTGCTGTCGAGCCTCGCCATTCCGAAGGAGGCCGCTCGCTTCGCCCTCTCGGTGCCGCCGCTGGCGCTGCTGCTGTTCACCCTGCTCTTCGCGGCGCGCTCGGGCCGACGCGCGGCGGTCGCCGGTCGCTGGATCTCGGGAGTGACCGGGGGAGTGGTCGCGTTCGCGATCCTCACCGCGGGGGTCGCGGTGAGCGGCGGCTCCGATGTGCTGCGAGCCACGCCATGGGTCGCCGTGGTCGTTCCCGTCGGCGTGTACACGGTCGGCGCGCTTGCCGGAGCGGTCGGTCACGCCTGGACGGAGGGCGATGACGGGCCGATCGACCGGCTCCGCGACCTGATCGACGGCTGGGGCGAGTGGGCGGCGGTGCCTGGCGAGACGGTCCGCGGCGCCGCGGTCGTGACAGTCGCCATGGCCGGGGCATCCGCCGTCGGCATCGCAGCGATGACGGTGCTGCGCGGCGGAGAGGTGGTCGCGCTGTTCGAGGCCGCCCACGTCGACGCGCTCGGAGCCGTCATGCTCACCCTCGCTCACCTGGCGTACCTGCCGACCCTGGTGGTGTGGGCGGCGAGCTGGCTCGCAGGGCCGGGCTTCGCCCTCGGCAGCGGCACGTCGGTCTCGCCGGCGGGCACCGAGCTGGGTGTCGTGCCCGGCATCCCGATTCTCGGGCTGGTGCCCGAGAACTCGTCGATCTGGATGCTGGTGAGCGTGCTCGTGCCGATCGCGTGCGGTGCCGTGGCCGGATGGATGGTGCGCTCTCGCCTCGTCTGGGAGGACACCGCTCGCGGCTACGGCCCGCGGGCGGCGATCGCCGCCGGAATCGCTGCGTCGTCTTCCGGAATCGCCGCTCTCGCCGCACTGCTGGCATCCGGATCGATCGGCCCCGGCCGTCTCGCCGAGGCAGGCCCCGCGGTGGGGCCCTTCGCGCTGGCGATCGGCGTGGAGGTGCTCATCGGCGCCGGCATCCTGCTGCTCGCACCGCGGCACCGCGATGAGCTCGCGGAGGAGCGCACCGACCGCTGGAACGAGGAGATGGCGGGGCTCACCGCCCCGATAGACTGA